Part of the Natrialbaceae archaeon AArc-T1-2 genome, CTCCCCAGGTGAACAGTCTACGTCCTTTATTCACGTCTGAGAGCCCCGTAGTAGTATGTCCGAACGACGTTTCCGTAGCGCCACGCGCACGTCTCGCGTCGCGCGCCAGTCGGTTGCGAGCGTACCGTTCGGGCACCACGATGGCGAATCGAGCGACAGGTACTCACTCGGCCGCGACGGCCGAGTGACACTGTACCCTTTCCACATCCCACGACAACGATGAACTCAACTCGCACGAACTGGCGACCGATGGAATCGTCGACAGCCGGCGCTCGCTGTCGAAACTGCGGCACGCACGTTACCCAGCAGTTCGCCCGCGTTTTCGGAGACAACGGCGACGTCGTCCACGGCTGTCCTGCCTGTACGACGTACCGGGAGATGCAATCCGGAGGACACCTCCCGGGTGAGTGACGGTCCCGATCGGAGCCAGCTCGCTCGAGACGATCGAACGCGACGAAGTTTTGCTTTTGTGACGGATAGACAGTTCACGACGTCGCGAACGCTCACCGAACCGTAACCGCGCGTAGCGCCGGCCGGTTCAGTCGGTGACACTACGTTCTTATACTTAAATTAGCATTATCAGTCATGCAGTACCTTCATGCACACAG contains:
- a CDS encoding DUF7563 family protein codes for the protein MESSTAGARCRNCGTHVTQQFARVFGDNGDVVHGCPACTTYREMQSGGHLPGE